The genomic segment tcggccggtcccgtcgcccattatgcccaactttagcaggtgcaaggggtgggcccaccgggcagccgccgaactgccccgcatgcccgctcggtcagagcggaTCTGACACAGCAGCagggcaggcgatacgcctcgagcccagcgacgatatctctaAGCCGTTTCCTTCATGGGCCCcgtagggtgacgtgcgatgggacccgtcgtattaaatgtcctcacgtcttcctgccaggcggtggcagggactgacgtactcagtataacaggcgtggggggagtggttggatgtgaccggccacaccccctcttaaatgcagcatcgggcctctcaccgattgacacctcaccgttgagcccttgtggggtccaccggcaaggggcttctcaggtcctcggggaactctgggtactcagggatcaactgttcatggccccgagcaccctttcCGGGAACTGACTCTTCTTGGATCCTCGGGAAACTTCGGTGCTcaggggccaactgttcatggccccaagcacccctcccggaactggctcttcttgggtccttagggaactacgggtactcgaggaccactgtttatggccccgagcacccctcctggaactcgctcttctcggccctcggagagatggtccccgagggaaggcgccacgtggcattctgctgttctggccttgggactcggggacccctggttcccatgtcactgacagctggggtctcactacaaggcttttacaaagcgcctccaaacCCATATACATTCACTAcggtttcactgctaacagggactccatccactgcagaggccccctcttgtgctacTCAACCATCCACcggtgcgtacagaataaggaggacatctaattaattagccaggctatacccatataagcctcgtggttgcgctgttaTGCTAGATTACAGGCTTTACAAATCAGTCCTTAGGATCTACAGCAGGTACTTGCACATCACCCAATGCGCACACAGTAGCCATACCAATCAAACCAACCTGTCTAGATCCCTATGATCaaagttgctacaaaaattacccGAACctattcatgttgcatagaacaTTATTCAGATTAATATTTAACCCACCTGACTTGACAGtacaactaagcatttctacccttgacacTCAAACTATAACACATGCTATAAGGACAATAGGGAAAGTACTAGTAAACTctaaacatgggattcatattgacaagcatgcatctagaaCAAGAAAAGctacactttcctacaatgagatcaatgtgatcaagaacacttACCTTCAACCGCGGGTTGTTCAAACTCCTCGAACGTCTGGTCCTGCAGGTTCAcacactgctcgtctcctatagCAATCGCGCACAccagaaacaaacaaacacaaacatctaagaacaaTACACAAAACAGTAGCAAtgcactataaaaaaaattattaacgGATAGTACTCACTGCTACGATCGCAGGAgagcaagaatcgtctaaatcggagctcgtatgaaaaggTTGTGAGGGTTTTAACCTACAGgggtttttctgaaaaagtataagggctaaattgtaaaaatagacagTTCcagggacttatttgtaaagTTTAGGAatctatttgtaattatataaaagttcagggggctaaaagtaaaataacaatACTAACCAGAGGCATACTtgtgaaaacagaaaagtttagggacctatatgtaaaattacctaatttcaTAGAATAAAAGAattattttgtattgaaaaacctaATTACTATGTCAGCATGCTGACTAGGCTAAAAAGGGTGACGTGGTCGTGCCACGTGGGACGAAGGTGCACGCGTGGCAAGGTTGACTGGGATTAGGGTATTTAAATCTAGGGCGCACGATCTAGATTGGACGGCTGAGATTTAAAACGCGAAGGGGTATCCAGGCTTCTAATCTCGATCGCACGCGATACATCGAACAACCAACGACAGTTGGGGGAGAATGGGCGGCCAGCGACGACGGAAACACAGCGACGCCGCCTCGGACATCGCCAGAAAAAGGCAAAAACGTCGTCGCCGGACACGATTCATGACGGTGAGCGACTGGGGAGAAAGAGGAGCGGATGGCGAACCCGTTTTTACGCATACCTTCGACGGCGAGGCACGGGAGGGTGGTCGACCGCGGTGAAGACGATGGTGGCGCTTGAGAGCTTGTGAAGCTGGTGAACCAGTCGGCGAGAGCGGAGCGGCAGCGACGCGAGCTTGGGGGTGTGCGGTAATGGAGATTGGGCGGCAGCCGCTAGGGCTGCGGAAACAGATGAAAAGGAGGGGGAGACGCGCACTAATTTAGGGGAGGGAATGGATAAGCGCGTTGGAGTTGGATTTTGTTAGAGTTCGGTTGGGATTCAGGCTCGGGGAGACGGTGGCGTGAGCTCAATCCGAACTCGATCGACGCTGCGTGGGCGAAGATGACGAAACTGACAGGTGAGCCCGGCGAAACGACGTCACACTCAGTCTGGCTCtacaaatacatgaaatttgGACGTTTCCACAGAGCTAGCTCACGGAATGTAGTCTGCTATCCAACTAATTATACTATTGATATATGATTAATGTGCATTAAGTGATATTAATGTATTTAAAAGAATATTAAGACTTGATAAGATAAGTATAATGacgtaaaataaatattatagtAACACttgtttatctatttttatcttatattttcgtacaaacaactaaacacaatttttttttaactagaCTAAACAGATATAGACAACCAAATAAATTACTGTTGCATGCCCGAGCTAAGCCTAACTCATAAATACGGGCCATGCTTATAAGTCAGACTTAAACATACATGCAACCAAATACACCCCTAACGTCCTAGATGTGCATGCAACTTCTGGCACCCTACAACAACAAGGCCATCAAATAAGATGCATCCAGATTGTAGCGGGTGCTTAACGAACGGGATCTTTCCTGCAGTTGCCGGAGCTGAAGAAGCGAGTGTTCCAACCCCGCTTCTTTCTACTCTCATTAGCCACTTTGATGTGTGCCTTTCGCTAGAAACAATTCAGCACAAAATCAAAGTTCCGTTCCCTTTATCCTGAGTCTCAGGGGCGTAAGACAAATGCGTATCGAATGAAGTACAAAGCAGAAGCGGAATAAAGGACTTAACATGATTGCACGACATAGGATTGCGATTATCACAACCAAAGTTAAGCACTATGTTATTTATGGTCTACGAGTAGCAGCACTCCAAGTTTGCAGGTTGATCACATGACCATATATGCAAGCTGTCAATAGTCATTGGTAGTTTGGCAAAACCATGGAGTACTACATAGCTCAATGGAGTTGCTTATATATGAGCTTAAGACACCGCGACTGGAATAGCACCAATGAGATCACACCCATCACTAGAGAATTCAGATCAACCTGCATTGCGATTGAACAATGATCAGTGGAGACGCAAAGAATATGTTGCAGCAAATCATAAACAGAAATGTAGAAGTGAATACTTCTAGCAAAAGGAGCACAAGTACATGAGTACATGTTAGTACCAGGGAAATTCACAACAATTCACTGCAGCGTTCTAGAATTCAAGCATCAACAAGATGGCCAGTAGTCTAAAGCGTTCAGATCCACAGATGTCCACAGCACAACAattgtgttaaaaaaaaaggcaacCAGTGATCAAGTTTTAAATCCCGAGCTCCCGCGCATGATATGGTGCGTTGCTCAGCCAAAAAGCTTACTACAGTGAAATGTGATCGCTAAACATGTCATCAAAAGCTGATAGCCTGGCAATCAAGCAAAGCCAGCCAGATTTATTCTGTTAGAAGGACCAGGACATTATCATAAACATGTTCAAATAGGAATAAGCTACTGAAACATGTTTGATGGTAGTCTGGTATATACCAAAAGGCGGCACACAACAATAGGGCCTAGAGCCCTCATGATGAATACAAGTGTAATTCATAACAGAGCCGTACCACCATAACAGAAGGAATACAAGATGGTACACTGATGTTGTAAGGCTCGTATCACTCTATCCAATTACTTAATCCGCATTTCAATTAACTCCAACTCACAGAATTTGCCAAAATGGCAATTGATAATTTCTGACCTACAACTCAATAGGTGATAACCTAATGATGCAGCAAATGATCGATCAGAAAATACAACTAAAGCACAGGTGGAAACTAATCCAGATTATCAGGTCAGAATAGAATCATGTAAGCAGATTCTTTTGCTAGTCTTTCAAGTTTTCACATCTATGCAATACAATGAGCCATTTTTTAAGTACCATATCCAACGAGGCTGCCAGGAATTTTTCCCCTGGAAACTAACTAGACATGATTATATATTAGTTGGTATTGCTCAAACCGTGACATGCTCTAAATTATCAGTTCATGACGTGTTTTGGGTTAACTACTTTGCTTTCTTCACAAATCTAGCCATTTAGGCTATCAGACCACCAAACAGCAGAAGGTTTCTGATGGCAAAACAATTGAAGCGGATAATTTTCCAGGTAGCCAACAAACCAGAACAACCCCCAACAAAGCTTCACTCAAACCTCTCAAATTAATATTCACAACCTGCAAATTTTATACAATGGATGGTCCTAGCAGAACATTCAGAAAAAATGGGCAGAGATTGTAGACCAAATTGTGAAGGTAAAAGCTTCAAAAAACTAAACATTCAAGTATATATATCCTCAGTAATTGCTAAAGCATTATGTGGTCAAAATAACCGTGATATGAATTGGATCACATCGACATCATGTCCCCATAAATAAGCAGTGCCAAGGTTTTAAAAAAGTAGCATGCACCAATAAATCAATTGAATTTTCATGATGGTGGAGAGTTTCTGGTATATCACGAAGCAGCTATTGAATACAATCCCAGTGGGGAAAAAAAGCACCATATGACCCTTTCTAAGTATCAGCAAAAACACCACCAAGTTAAATCCCAACAAAAATGTGACAAGCATAACTAGAGGATAAGTtaagagacaaaaaaaatactTGCAACCAAAATGAACATAGCACTACTTAAGAAAAGTTCAGTAAGTCACAGCAAAAATCATAATACAATCTCAAAACATCTTTTAGCTACCATCAGCAAAATAACTCAAGCCAGGGATGCAATATTTCAATGACAGCCAAGCAGTGTACATAGTTCTCAACCCCTATTTGATTGAGACTGAGCTCTGCGTAGTTTATAGATCTTCAACTGGGCATAGAGACTCAAATTGTAGAATACTATAATCCAATGCCAAATTTGACACAAGTTATCTGCTCTCAATCACTATACGATGCCATCAAATACCCAATTTGAAATTCAGACTATACAAAAACGCAAAATATCATGCTAGCAACCAAAGAATGTACAAATGGCACCGAAATATAACCCTTCAGTGTGCTAAAAGCCTAAAAGTCGATCAGGGTTTAGCTATTCAACATAAGACAAACTCCGAAAACGATGACCGGACGAATCACTACATCACTGTGGTCCAAATCAAACCCCTCCAATTGGATATGAGAGCACGCCCCCAAATGCTGAAGAATCAACTAGCAAGTTTGACACAACAAGGTTACTTGATCTCAATCACTAACATTTCCATACGCATTTTGAAATTCAGACTACAcaataaagaaaattacaatatCATGTAGGAGTACATAGCACCTGAAGAATGTACAATTAAAGGCACCCAAAAATAACCCTCCTAATAACCTCAACAATAATCGATCAGAGTTCAGCTATTCATGATATGCAAACCCAGAAAACGATAAGTAGAAGAATTACTGCATCCCTGTCTCCAAATGAAATACTCCTAATCAGTAGGCCATAGAGGCATAGACTACAATATATCAAAGCACAGAGACTAAATTAGAGGAAGGGAACTGAAACTAGTACGCCGCCACGCCCAAAATTAAACCCTCACTATTAGATACTCGCGGTGATCAACCCAGGTTCTAGCTTACCCAACGGAAAAGTAGGTCCGGCGAGCAGGAACGAACAGTCTGAATCAAAGCAGAATTACCAGCAAACAATCAGGGGCAAGTAGAGGCAGGGCACCTAGTTGTAGTAGAGCTCGAGGCCCATTCCGTCGTGGATCTCGTAGTCCTTGAGGGTGATGTGGTCCTTGTAGATGTTGTACCACTTCTGGATGCGGATCTTCTCGGGCCTGGTCCCCGTCTGCGCCGCCACCAGCTTCTTGAGGTCGCCGATGGTGTCGTCCTCGTTGCACTTGACCCGCACCTTCTTCCCCAGCCGGTCGTTGAGCACCACCTCGATCATCTTCTCCCTCCtggactcctcctcctcctccccctccccctcccttcaACAGATTTTCGAACCCTAGCTCCCACGCCGAGACTTTGGTCTGGAGCTGTAGCGTGCTAGGAAGTCGCtctcgaattttttttttttttttttgagagagaagaCTGCCCCAGCGCCAGCCACTTGTTTTCACGGAAACGGGCGGTTGCCGTTCGCTGAATCTACCCCGTTCATCCACAAATTCACGGTTTAGATTCAACCACAGGCCAGAGACCAAAACTCAAGCCGGTTCCTCCGAAGAATAAAATTGAGTGtacataggaaaaaaaattacatgtcTAATAACCAGGCCATAAGATCAAAGCCAATCCACCATATTCATATATATCTAGATCAAAGCCTTAGCCAAGCTATCATTTTCATAAAACCAGATCATATAGATAAAATCattatattatttataataACTCTCCCAAGCCAAGCCATAAGATTAAAAGTTGGGTTCGATAATCAGATGAGATCACGAGAGCTCCTCATATTCGTATATATATGTTTAAACCAGAACGTAGAATAATCAATAATACATCATGATTCATGACTAAGAACTCAGAACTTTTACCCATCTAAAACTCTAAATTAGTAATATAAATACCAAATTAGCACTGTAAAGTATGAACAACAAATTATCAAAAGATTAGGATGTTTCATGGGAATCATAATTCCTTCTGTTTTTATGAGAGATATTCCCGTTTGGGCTCCGGTTTTTCACTCTCGGGATAAGCCCATTACCTCATCTCATGCAACCCTAGCCCATTAAGGCCCAGACGCCCAGCGCCTACTCCTTGTGACCCTGTCTGAATGTATGTGTCTCCCTAgtccctctccctctcaagTCTCTGGTCCACTCATCTCCCTAGAACGTCGCCACCATCCACTTGCCCAGGCACCAACGCTACCATGCGTTGCCACTGTCGCGCACCGGCCGCCTGCTCTCCTGTGCTCGCTGTCCACTCTCCTATGCTCGCCACCTGCCGGCCGACCGCACTCCTGCAATCGATGCCCACCGGCCGCCCGCTCTCTTGCAGTCAACGACTTGACGCTCGCCAGCCGCCCGCTCTCCTACGCGCTGCCCATCCGCATCAAGACATTCCATCGTGGATTCGCTTGTTGGTGGCCCCTTCTCAGTCGCCGTTGACAAGGGCACCAGGCCTGCGTGCCATCCTATCCGAGCCTGTGCGTGGCGCGATCGCCGGTCGTGGCCTGCAAGCGCAGGTGTGCAGCGACACCCTCCCGGCCTTCCCCACCCTGTTGCTCAGCTCGTGTATGTGTATTTGTttgatttttcatatttcaagAATTTTCCTTCTATTGTGGATGATCTCGAGGTTCTAAAGACCATTTCTAATAAATTGATGCATGAGATGATAATTTAAATAGGATATCTCTCAATATTCACAAATGTTTCTTCATGAACATCCTATCTAAATTGCCCTCTTTTCATGCATTGCAAAATTGtaggagcaagaagaagaaatagcaaGTGATTCAGACGTGATGAATGATTATGAGCAGTTGTAGGCCGATAGTGATCAAAGAATGTTTATGTTCATATTTTGTTGTCATATTATTGCCGTATGTTGACGTCGTGGTGGACTAGTGGTTCAATATTATTGTGTTCAGACTTTGTGTGGTTCTATGGACACTTATACTATCATTCGCTTATGTCTTTGGTtgagacttatcacttatgtttattGTATGCTCGAATATCGAGTTAAGACTTATGTGGTTGTATCTTCGTATCTTGTATTATTTGAGTTGAGATCCATTGCTTATGTggttaaacttatacatgtcGTTGTTATGCATGGATGATGCATTTATTGTATTTTCTTATCATGTTAAACTTGTACATGTTGACATGTCTTGATGGTTTTGTGGGTCGATATTTCCGTTGTGTTTCTGAATCTCGATCGATACCAGTATTTTCCCGATCGGATTGGTTTGTTTTCGACCTTCCTATTATGTCTCGCTTCCATTTCTGTCCGGCTGAGAAagtgtgaaagtgaaaacgatTAGGGGGGTTTTCTGACTGTTCATATGCGTTTTCATCCCTATTATATCTACCCCGTTCATCCACAAATTCACAGTTTCGATTCAACCACAGGCCATAGACCAAAACTCAAGCTGGTTCCTCCGAGGAATAAAATTAAGTGTACacagttaaaaaaaaacctgtCTAATAACCAGGCTGTAAGATCAAAGCTCATCCATCGTATTCATGTAACTAGATCAAAGCCTTAGTCAAGTCATTATATTCATATAACCAGATCATATAGATAATAATGGGTTCATGAGAGCTCctcatattcatatatattcaGATCAGAACTCAGAATAATCAATAATGCATCATAATTCATGAGTCAGAACACATAACTTTTACCCGTATAAAACTCTAAATTAGCAGTGTAAATAACAAATTAGCACTATAAAGTATGAACAACAAATTATCAAAAGATTAGGATTTTTCATGGGAATCATAATTCCTTCTGTGACGAGGAAAaagatttggatttttttttgtttccgtTGCGTTGCGCAGACGTGAAGGTTTCTGGGAAGAAGATGGCGTGTGCAATTTGCAGGGCGTAAATAACATCTATAAAGTATGAACAATAGAAGTACAGAACAAATCACCTTCAGAATCAAAACTAACACCGATGGGCACCATCGCGGCCATCGCTCTCACGTTGTCACGGCTGCGCCTTGCCAAGCTCGCGTCACCGCGCCAAGTCGCTCTTGCACTGGCACTGCCCCTGCCCTAGCCGCGCTCGTGCTGGTGTCGTGTTACCCCATCTTGTTCACGCTCGTGCCCAACACGCCGCAGCTGCCACTGCTGCCATCTCGACTCTTGCGTGCATTTGTCATTTGGGTGCTCGATTGGCTGCTTGGGTCGGCGGTGACGTAGGTGGAGTGGTGGACCATGGAGTCATGGACGTAGATGAGCGCATTGGCCACAATGATATATAGAAAGATCTGTCAGTCCCATTGCTTTCAAATTTTAACAGTAGAAACTATACAATATTATGAAACTATTCTAACAATAATCAAGTCAATTGAATTTCTGATCAAAGAGTTATAACCTTGACAAGCAGACTGTGACAGATGGTGACGAAGATAGATTAAATGCTAATTTTGCGattatgcaaaaattatgaaatattaATCAACCAGAATTTTCATAACCTTACATAGATGCTTAggatgattttggatggatcaaactaaaataaattgtgTTGATTGAAGAATCCACAAAAAATCAACATTGAATGACAGAACAAAAAGCGCGGAGAAAGAATGAAATTATCAACTCGTCAACTTACAAAATTTGATAC from the Phragmites australis chromosome 19, lpPhrAust1.1, whole genome shotgun sequence genome contains:
- the LOC133900699 gene encoding ubiquitin-like protein 5, with protein sequence MIEVVLNDRLGKKVRVKCNEDDTIGDLKKLVAAQTGTRPEKIRIQKWYNIYKDHITLKDYEIHDGMGLELYYN